TTGGCATTACCCAGCACCTTTACGGTGGTTTTCACGTTCTTGTCCATCTCCGCCAGGTCGATATCGAAGTGGATGATTTTTGCCTGCCGGGCGTAGGTGTTGAGGTTGCCGGTGACGCGGTCGTCGAAGCGCATGCCGATGGCGATCAGCACGTCGCACTCGTTGGTGTTCATGTTGGGAGCGATGTTGCCGTGCATGCCCAGCATCCCGGCGTTGAGCGGGTGGTCGGAGGGGATGGCGGAGAGCCCGAGGATGGTCGATCCGAACGGGATGTTGCCTTTCTCCAGGAATGTCATCAGCTCCTGCTCCGCGTTTCCGAGGATCACGCCCTGTCCCACCAGCGCCAGGGGCTTTTGCGCCCGGTTGATCAGCTCCGCCGCCGCCTTGATATTCTCCATTTCCGACTCAGGAAAAGGGATGTAGCTCCTCAGGAACGATGTCCTGCTGTAGGTATAGTCGAGTTTGTTGATCTGCGCATCCTTCGTTATGTCGAGGACCACCGGTCCGGGGCGGCCGCTTTTGGCAATGTAAAAGGCACGGGAAACGGCCCAGGGAATCTCTTCCGCCCGCCTTACCTGATAGGCCCACTTGGTGATGGGTTGGGTGATACCGATCACATCGGCTTCCTGAAAGGCATCGGAGCCCAGCAAGCCCGATATAACCTGTCCCGAGATCACCACCAGTGGGGTGCTGTCCATCATGGCGTCGGTGATTCCGGTTACGGCGTTGGTGGCTCCGGGGCCGGAGGTGACCAGGGCAACACCGGTTTTCCTGGATACGCGTGCGTAGCCTTGTGCTGCGTGGACGGCCCCTTGTTCGTGACGGACCAGGATATGTTTTATGTCGTTCTTATGATCGTACAGCGCGTCGAAAACGGGCATGATGGCGCCGCCGGGATAGCCGAACATGGTATCTACGCCTTCGGCCAGTAACGAGCGGATAAGGGCCTCACTTCCCGAAATGTTTACCTTGGCCTCCTCTGTGGAGGGTTGGGTGGATTGTGAATGATTACTCCTGTTCATATTTGTAGATTTATAGACTGTTATAGTATTCTCACACCGCCTAAATCGGCTGAACTGACGAAATGGGCGTAGAGCTTCAGTGCGTTGGATACTTTCCGGTCCCTGACCGGCTTAAAGGCGGCTTTCCCTTTCGCCTCCTCCTGTTTTCTCCGTTCCGCCAGCTCGGCGTCGGAGAGTTGGACCCGGATGATCCGGTTGGGAATATCGATTTCGATAACATCACCGTCTTTCACAAGCCCGATGTTGCCCCCGGCAGCCGCTTCAGGAGATATATGCCCGATGGACAGGCCCGAGGTGCCTCCCGAGAACCGTCCGTCGGTAATCAGGGCGCA
This portion of the Petrimonas sulfuriphila genome encodes:
- the ilvB gene encoding biosynthetic-type acetolactate synthase large subunit, whose product is MNRSNHSQSTQPSTEEAKVNISGSEALIRSLLAEGVDTMFGYPGGAIMPVFDALYDHKNDIKHILVRHEQGAVHAAQGYARVSRKTGVALVTSGPGATNAVTGITDAMMDSTPLVVISGQVISGLLGSDAFQEADVIGITQPITKWAYQVRRAEEIPWAVSRAFYIAKSGRPGPVVLDITKDAQINKLDYTYSRTSFLRSYIPFPESEMENIKAAAELINRAQKPLALVGQGVILGNAEQELMTFLEKGNIPFGSTILGLSAIPSDHPLNAGMLGMHGNIAPNMNTNECDVLIAIGMRFDDRVTGNLNTYARQAKIIHFDIDLAEMDKNVKTTVKVLGNAKDTLPLVTALIEERKHSEWMEKFGQYKKTEFDCVIKAELYPENGGELKMGEVVNKVSEATGHKAVCVTDVGQHQMMATRYFKSTLTRSMVTSGGLGTMGFGLPAGIGAKYGAPDRTVCIFVGDGGLQMSIQELGTILEYNIDVKIILLNNNYLGMVRQWQELFFDERYSETHLKNPDFVKIAEAYGIRGRKVTDRKELDSAIEEMLSHEGAYLLEAVVETKGMVYPMVPAGGSVTDILIGNGHKL